GTACCTATAACGATGATATTACCTTTGAACTGGCTTTACTAAAGGCGTTTGATGAACATGGTAAAAAAACAAACTCTCATCATATTGCCGAGCAGTGGGTAGCCCTAATACCATTTGCTTGGTCGGCTGAAGATATTGCCCTAAAAAATCTCCGCTTAGGAATATATCCACCCCATAGTGGTATAGTCTCTAACCCCTATAGAGAGTGGATAGGTGCCCAAATGAGAGGCACTATTTGTGGTATGTTAGCCCCAAATAATCCGTTGTTAGCGGCTAAAATTGCTTGGATGGATGGTGAAATATCTCATTTTAATAATGGTATTTTGGGTGAAGTGTTTAATGCTGTACTGGCTTCACTAGCCTTTGAGATTAGTGATATAAAAGAGCTTATAAGGTTAGCTATTAGCTATATACCGAATAATAGCTTGTATTATAGCGTAGTTGAAACCTGCTTTAAGAAGTGCCAAGAGTTAAACAACGAAGATTTAGTACTAGACTTTATTGAAGAGCAGTACCAGCAATATAACTTAGTACATGCCCTACCCAATGCTGCAATAGAAGTAGTCGCCCTGTATTTTGGTAAAACAGACTTTACCGAAACCATGAGAATAGTGGCCAAAGCTGGGTTAGATGTAGACTGCAATGCCGCACAAATTGGTAATATAGTGGGAATTATAAACCATAAAAGTGGTTTACCAGAGCAGTGGGTAAAGCCACTAGGTAATAACCTTAAAACCTATGTAAGAACAATTGAGCAAATATCTATTTCGGAATTAGTAGATTGGACCTATCGTGTTTATGAAAAAATAGCTGATTAATAATTTAATAAGTAGCTAAAAAACTTGCTAGAGTGTTAATTCTTTGGTAAGTTTTTTTATTAAGTAGTAGTAAA
This Clostridium sp. 'deep sea' DNA region includes the following protein-coding sequences:
- a CDS encoding ADP-ribosylglycohydrolase family protein, with the translated sequence MNIIEYNKQLVANATVRLVHETEEDWTQSVSQKIDDQRTQILWQSEAPGSGAPSSVLAGAIQASQNLGYDVTKAEKLFFEAITDLNNIPKLNQYLSKIFYELNNAPINKSADYWNYCCYTNWQQYEQQIKQQIVNHEVINTDNIKQKIKWGFIGQIAAGAFGTALEGYNRQSIESFFGEVTSYLKQPSTYNDDITFELALLKAFDEHGKKTNSHHIAEQWVALIPFAWSAEDIALKNLRLGIYPPHSGIVSNPYREWIGAQMRGTICGMLAPNNPLLAAKIAWMDGEISHFNNGILGEVFNAVLASLAFEISDIKELIRLAISYIPNNSLYYSVVETCFKKCQELNNEDLVLDFIEEQYQQYNLVHALPNAAIEVVALYFGKTDFTETMRIVAKAGLDVDCNAAQIGNIVGIINHKSGLPEQWVKPLGNNLKTYVRTIEQISISELVDWTYRVYEKIAD